Within Mycobacterium heckeshornense, the genomic segment CCGATGTCGTCAGAGACGTCATCGTCCGGGTCGATCGGTACGGGGGGTGCGGGCAGGCTCTCCGGGTGCTCGACATGTGCGGCGATGACGCGTGTGTGCAAACGTAGCGTCCGGGCTAGACCAGCCGCGAGCTGTGCTCGATCACCCAAATCCCCAACCTCTTCTCGCGATCGGGGATCCCAGTTGTGTTTTCGGAGCCCACCCCGAGCCGCCGGGACAACGAGCGTGTCGCCGGGCCGGACCTCGCTCGCTGTGATTACTTCGGTGTTGACTCCGGCCCAGCGCACGACCAAGTGGGCATCCTGGACGGTCGAATCAGGCGGGGGTTCCGACTCGGGTCCCGGCTGATCCACATCGGCGAGGTCGCCGGTAGTCGCGGCTGAGCGCAACCAGCTGATCACTGACCACACAGGCAGTGCCACCGCTTCGCTGGATTTGGGCGGGCAGGCCAGCAGCAGTTCAACGAGCCGCTCATGGTTTTCGTTGCCGGCCCCCGCCGGCCGCGCCGCCCGAAGAAAGCCATCATCGAGGTCGGCGCGCCACACGAGGTTGACGTCGGCGGGCGTATCCTGCGGCCCGTGCAGCCATCGGGTGATGTCGAGGTCCGCCGCGGGCGCGGGATTGGTCTGGACGAGCGCATCTAGGTGACTGTCAAGTAAGAGCGGCGCCTCCAGTGCCCGCGTCTGGCATTCAGGCGCCACGGGAAGGCTCCTCGACAATGGCCCGACATCGAAAACGCCGCTGCCGTGACAAGATTCTAATTCTCGCCACGTTGCGCTCAGGGCCGGTCCGTAGATGTGGTCATCGAATTGCTTCTGGGTCTGCGCATGGGCAGCAACGACCATGACCTGCGAGGGTGTTCCAGTTTGTGACAGTGCACCCAGGCGATCGACACGTCCAAAGCGCTGCCGTAAGGCGTCGACCGGCGCGATTTCGGTGATGAGCGCGTCGAAGTCGAGGTCAGCGCCGGCTTCGATTGTCTGTGTGGCGACAACGTACAGGCGAGGCCCGCTGGTTCGTGTTCGGCCGGCCTGCACCTCGGACTTGACCTGCTCCCACATATCGTCTCGGTCTAGAGGGCGCATACGGCCAGTTAGGAGGACCACTCGGTCCGGTTGTTCTATCTGCGCAGCCAGCTTGTCGGCGATCGCGGCGGCTGTCGCTACCCGATTGACGATGATCCCGACGACCTGTCCAGGAATACTCGTCGCAAACGGCGGAATATGCTGTATGAGCGCGTCGTTGGGGTCCTGAGTCTTCGAACCGACCATTTTTAGTGTTGCCTGCTTGGTGGCCTGCAGCCTCGGGGCGAGAGGTGACCCCTCGGCCAGGTCGGCATCGTCAAGTCGCAAGATGTCATTCTCGTCATAGCCGGCACCGGTTGGGGTGGCTGTCATTTCAACAACGTGCCACCTGTCCGGCAGCGGGCCGGCTGGCCGATGGTAGGTGCCCAACTCATGGAGCGTTTGGGCGAATGGGCGGGACAGATGAACTTC encodes:
- the cas3u gene encoding type I-U CRISPR-associated helicase/endonuclease Cas3: MNPLTTQDFARFAHAVYGHELFPWQTRLAEQVLTTGKWPALLDIPTGAGKTIALDVALFALAANPSRAPRRIVFVVDRRVIVSQVAAQVHRLRETLRQPQGDTGIVAEVARRLATLSGMSSEHGVPFVFAELRGGIALDNSWAARPDTPTVLVSTVDQVGSRLLFRGYGVSGSLRPVHAGLLGHDALLLLDEVHLSRPFAQTLHELGTYHRPAGPLPDRWHVVEMTATPTGAGYDENDILRLDDADLAEGSPLAPRLQATKQATLKMVGSKTQDPNDALIQHIPPFATSIPGQVVGIIVNRVATAAAIADKLAAQIEQPDRVVLLTGRMRPLDRDDMWEQVKSEVQAGRTRTSGPRLYVVATQTIEAGADLDFDALITEIAPVDALRQRFGRVDRLGALSQTGTPSQVMVVAAHAQTQKQFDDHIYGPALSATWRELESCHGSGVFDVGPLSRSLPVAPECQTRALEAPLLLDSHLDALVQTNPAPAADLDITRWLHGPQDTPADVNLVWRADLDDGFLRAARPAGAGNENHERLVELLLACPPKSSEAVALPVWSVISWLRSAATTGDLADVDQPGPESEPPPDSTVQDAHLVVRWAGVNTEVITASEVRPGDTLVVPAARGGLRKHNWDPRSREEVGDLGDRAQLAAGLARTLRLHTRVIAAHVEHPESLPAPPVPIDPDDDVSDDIGSDIANWLGAVESAGPVSWLADICQSLGSRATRQVVYASSDGDPSRMYVLCGARPVRDLSWREGGLEFDGEDLTNSFIEREVPLKAHCEGVGRLANRFAVACGLPIHLQQDLALAGKLHDLGKADRRFQLWLCDGDEIAMGRLDTLLAKSSHGHRDKRRRDQARKRAGYPAGMRHELLSVALAASDPELLAEAHDKELVLHLIASHHGHCRALPPPQPDPAPVDVDVVWDAHHLHASSEHGLCRLDRGVTDRFWSLNKRYGRHGLAWLEALLRLADHRRSALEQINRETA